Proteins from a genomic interval of Mesobacillus sp. S13:
- a CDS encoding thioesterase family protein — protein sequence MRDGLIAGHTASIDVIVTPDMFARFEGKVVHPVYSTVSMVYHMEWVSRQIIIPFLEDHEEGMGGAVTVKHIAPCIEGAEVTVTATVTGLEGNTILTDVKAESKGRLIGLGKVKQVVLPKEKIKELLTGS from the coding sequence ATGCGAGATGGTTTGATCGCTGGGCATACGGCTTCCATCGATGTCATTGTTACACCAGATATGTTTGCCCGCTTTGAGGGAAAAGTCGTCCACCCGGTATACTCCACTGTTTCGATGGTGTATCACATGGAGTGGGTATCGAGGCAGATTATTATTCCCTTTTTAGAGGATCATGAAGAAGGTATGGGCGGCGCTGTGACAGTAAAACACATCGCTCCATGTATCGAGGGTGCTGAGGTGACTGTAACCGCAACCGTTACGGGACTAGAGGGAAATACAATCCTTACCGACGTAAAGGCTGAAAGCAAAGGCCGTTTGATCGGACTGGGAAAAGTCAAGCAAGTTGTCCTTCCTAAAGAGAAGATAAAGGAATTACTTACAGGCAGCTAA
- the hisC gene encoding histidinol-phosphate transaminase, which produces MNVKARAELEGITPYALGRSIEEIKEQYGIKTVRKLSDNENVYGTSPKVQKAIMQASANLALYPDGMTSGIIEKLSVHYQLDQKHLLVSNGSEEIIRLLTRAYIDKNDDAVMAEVTFPRYKTNVMIEGGRAVTIPMIDGRHDLKKMLEAISEKTKMVFVCNPNNPTGTIVAKQELLEFFGNVPSNVLIIMDEAYFEYADSEEYLDTMPLLKQYENLVILRTFSKIYGLASLRVGYGIMHEDVAKELHKVRDVFNVNQLAQAAAMAALEDQSFVQDCSAKNSAERDFLKGKFKELEIDSFPSQSNFLFAFTNRPIIQTLTENGVLVRQMQLSGYKEAFRITLGSREDHEFILRIVSQLFHERAV; this is translated from the coding sequence TTGAATGTAAAAGCAAGAGCAGAACTGGAAGGCATCACGCCATATGCCCTCGGCCGAAGCATCGAGGAAATCAAGGAACAGTATGGAATCAAGACAGTAAGGAAGCTTTCGGATAATGAAAATGTGTATGGCACCTCGCCAAAGGTCCAGAAAGCAATCATGCAGGCATCTGCTAACCTGGCATTATATCCGGACGGAATGACATCAGGAATTATAGAGAAACTGTCCGTACATTATCAATTGGATCAAAAGCATTTACTTGTTTCCAATGGTTCGGAGGAAATCATCCGCCTGCTGACAAGAGCGTATATTGATAAAAATGACGATGCTGTGATGGCTGAGGTCACTTTCCCGAGATATAAAACGAATGTGATGATCGAGGGCGGCAGAGCTGTAACTATACCGATGATTGACGGCAGGCATGACCTCAAAAAAATGCTGGAAGCAATCAGCGAAAAAACGAAGATGGTTTTTGTCTGCAATCCGAATAATCCAACCGGGACGATTGTGGCGAAGCAGGAACTGCTTGAGTTTTTCGGCAATGTACCTTCAAATGTACTGATTATCATGGACGAAGCTTATTTTGAATATGCTGATTCCGAGGAATATCTGGATACGATGCCATTGCTTAAGCAATATGAAAATCTTGTGATCCTAAGGACTTTTTCGAAAATCTACGGCCTTGCCAGTTTGCGTGTTGGCTATGGCATCATGCATGAAGACGTTGCGAAAGAGCTTCACAAAGTCAGGGATGTATTCAATGTCAACCAGCTGGCACAGGCGGCAGCGATGGCAGCGCTTGAGGATCAGTCATTCGTCCAGGACTGTTCAGCTAAAAATAGCGCAGAAAGAGACTTCCTGAAAGGTAAGTTCAAAGAGTTGGAGATTGATAGTTTCCCATCGCAATCCAACTTCTTGTTTGCCTTCACGAATAGGCCGATTATCCAGACGCTGACGGAAAATGGCGTCCTCGTCAGACAGATGCAGCTTTCGGGATACAAGGAAGCATTCAGAATCACCCTCGGCAGCCGTGAAGACCATGAGTTCATCCTCCGGATCGTCAGCCAGCTTTTTCATGAAAGGGCGGTGTAA
- the hppD gene encoding 4-hydroxyphenylpyruvate dioxygenase has protein sequence MQEKVMVSGQSTEDFFPVQDVDYLELYVGNAKQAAHFFQTAFGFKVVAYSGLETGNRETASFVLQQRKIRLVVTGTYNDSSRVAQFVKTHGDGVKDIALAVDDVDKAYEGAVKRGAIEIQLPHEVSDEHGTLKKAVIGTYGDTIHTLVERKDYKGIFMPGYVEHESAVPVNDAGFIGIDHVVGNVERMEEWVNYYANVMGFKEMKHFTDKDIVTEYSALMSKVMHNGGRIKFPINEPAEGKRKSQIQEYLEFYNGPGVQHLAILTEDIVSTVAQLRKNGVEFLNTPDSYYEMLSERVGEIDEEIDKLKELSILVDRDDEGYLLQIFTKPIVDRPTLFIEIIQRKGARGFGEGNFKALFESIEREQERRGNL, from the coding sequence ATGCAAGAAAAAGTGATGGTATCTGGCCAAAGTACAGAGGACTTTTTTCCGGTCCAGGATGTTGATTATTTAGAGCTATACGTAGGGAATGCCAAGCAGGCAGCTCACTTTTTCCAGACGGCTTTCGGTTTTAAGGTAGTTGCATATTCCGGACTTGAGACAGGCAACCGCGAAACAGCGTCCTTTGTACTTCAACAGCGTAAAATCCGCCTGGTTGTAACTGGAACATACAATGACTCTTCACGCGTTGCTCAGTTTGTAAAGACTCATGGAGATGGCGTCAAGGATATCGCGCTTGCAGTTGATGATGTCGATAAGGCGTATGAGGGAGCGGTTAAGCGAGGAGCAATCGAGATCCAGCTGCCGCATGAGGTTTCTGATGAGCACGGTACGTTAAAAAAGGCAGTCATCGGTACATATGGTGACACGATCCATACTTTAGTTGAAAGAAAAGATTATAAAGGTATTTTCATGCCTGGTTATGTTGAGCATGAATCGGCTGTTCCTGTGAATGACGCAGGGTTCATCGGCATCGACCACGTTGTTGGCAATGTTGAGAGAATGGAAGAATGGGTTAACTATTATGCGAATGTCATGGGCTTCAAGGAGATGAAGCACTTTACAGATAAGGACATCGTGACAGAGTATTCAGCGCTGATGTCCAAGGTTATGCACAATGGCGGCCGCATCAAATTCCCGATCAATGAGCCTGCAGAAGGAAAGCGCAAATCGCAAATCCAGGAATACCTTGAGTTCTACAACGGACCTGGTGTCCAGCATCTTGCGATTTTGACAGAAGACATCGTCAGCACTGTAGCACAATTGCGTAAAAATGGTGTGGAATTCTTGAACACTCCTGATTCTTACTACGAAATGCTATCTGAGCGCGTCGGAGAAATTGATGAAGAAATCGATAAACTTAAAGAGCTTAGTATATTAGTAGACCGTGATGACGAAGGCTATTTGCTGCAGATCTTCACAAAACCGATCGTCGACCGTCCGACGCTGTTCATTGAGATCATCCAGCGTAAAGGTGCTAGAGGCTTCGGTGAAGGAAACTTCAAAGCGCTATTCGAATCAATCGAGCGTGAACAGGAAAGACGCGGCAACCTTTAA
- a CDS encoding ABC transporter permease, which translates to MFTSIFGAFESGIIYAIMALGVYLSFRVLDFPDLTVDGSFVTGAAVAAIMIVNGANPFAATMVAMVAGFIAGCLTGFIHTVGKVNALLSGILMMIALYSINLRIMGKSNVPLLNTDTAMTAVRDFFEKTGIDGFFNGILTAVGLGDSLPRTWGILLFMIVVTLAIKFLTDAFLKTELGLAIRATGDNKRMIRSFSSNTNLMIILGLGLSNAMVAFSGALIAQQGGFADVGMGIGMIIIGLASVIIGEALFGTKSIARTTLAVIGGAIIYRIVVTLALRVEFLEPGDMKLITAIIVIMALTAPKMIDSYKEKKRKVKRQLEHMKMSAVPSEGKGEAGAALKSDS; encoded by the coding sequence TTGTTTACTTCAATATTTGGAGCATTTGAGTCCGGCATTATCTATGCCATCATGGCTCTGGGTGTATACTTATCCTTTCGGGTACTTGATTTTCCGGATTTGACGGTTGATGGCAGCTTCGTAACTGGAGCTGCGGTCGCCGCCATCATGATTGTAAATGGAGCGAATCCATTTGCTGCTACGATGGTAGCAATGGTTGCAGGTTTCATTGCTGGATGCTTGACAGGCTTCATTCATACAGTCGGTAAGGTCAATGCGCTTCTGTCGGGAATCCTGATGATGATCGCCTTGTATTCTATCAATCTAAGAATCATGGGCAAATCAAATGTACCGCTGCTGAATACCGATACTGCCATGACAGCGGTAAGGGACTTTTTCGAAAAAACGGGAATTGACGGTTTCTTCAATGGAATCCTGACGGCAGTCGGACTTGGCGACAGTCTCCCGAGAACATGGGGAATCCTGCTGTTCATGATTGTCGTCACGCTGGCAATCAAATTCCTTACGGATGCTTTCCTTAAAACAGAACTTGGACTGGCAATCCGGGCAACTGGCGACAACAAAAGAATGATCCGCAGTTTTTCTTCTAATACGAACCTGATGATCATCCTAGGTCTTGGCCTTTCAAATGCGATGGTAGCTTTTTCTGGCGCATTGATCGCCCAGCAGGGTGGTTTTGCGGACGTTGGTATGGGGATCGGGATGATTATCATCGGTCTTGCGTCTGTCATCATCGGTGAGGCTTTGTTCGGTACAAAATCGATTGCTAGAACAACGCTCGCTGTTATTGGCGGAGCGATCATCTATCGAATCGTAGTCACACTAGCCCTAAGGGTGGAGTTCCTTGAGCCAGGCGACATGAAGCTGATCACGGCTATTATCGTCATAATGGCACTGACTGCACCGAAAATGATAGATAGCTACAAAGAGAAAAAACGGAAGGTGAAAAGACAGCTTGAGCACATGAAGATGTCAGCTGTTCCTTCTGAAGGAAAGGGTGAAGCTGGTGCTGCACTTAAATCAGATTCATAG
- a CDS encoding ABC transporter ATP-binding protein, with the protein MLHLNQIHRVFNEGTPDEKIALDNINLTLEKGDFVTVIGSNGAGKSTLMNVISGVMIPDHGQVELDSKDVTYMSEYNRSKLIGRVFQDPMAGTAPSMTIEENLAIAYSRNKRRSLRRGVTKKRRELFQEVLESLHLGLENRLNAKVGLLSGGERQALSLLMATFTEPSILLLDEHTAALDPARAELITNLTKEIVDKYHLTTLMVTHNMQQALDLGNRLIMMDKGQIILEVNEEQKAKLTIEDLLNEFQRIRGTKLASDRALLG; encoded by the coding sequence GTGCTGCACTTAAATCAGATTCATAGAGTCTTCAATGAGGGTACTCCCGATGAGAAAATCGCCCTGGATAATATAAATCTCACCTTGGAAAAAGGAGACTTCGTCACTGTCATCGGGAGTAACGGGGCCGGAAAGTCAACGTTAATGAACGTCATTTCCGGTGTCATGATACCAGACCATGGACAGGTAGAACTGGATAGTAAGGATGTAACATACATGAGCGAATATAACCGCTCGAAATTGATTGGCCGAGTATTCCAGGATCCGATGGCTGGCACTGCTCCAAGCATGACAATTGAAGAAAACCTGGCGATTGCCTATTCAAGGAACAAGCGTCGCTCTCTGCGCCGAGGCGTCACGAAAAAACGCCGTGAACTTTTCCAGGAGGTACTTGAATCATTGCACCTGGGACTTGAAAATCGCTTGAATGCGAAGGTTGGCCTGTTATCAGGAGGAGAACGCCAGGCCTTATCCCTGCTGATGGCAACATTCACTGAGCCGTCCATTCTTTTACTGGATGAGCATACCGCGGCACTTGATCCTGCTCGTGCCGAGTTAATCACCAATCTAACAAAAGAAATCGTCGATAAATACCATCTCACTACACTGATGGTTACGCACAACATGCAGCAGGCACTCGATCTCGGCAACAGGCTGATTATGATGGACAAAGGCCAGATCATCCTCGAGGTGAACGAAGAACAAAAAGCAAAGCTGACAATCGAAGACTTGCTCAATGAGTTCCAGCGGATCCGTGGTACAAAACTGGCAAGCGACCGCGCATTGTTAGGATAG
- a CDS encoding alpha-ketoacid dehydrogenase subunit beta: MEIALQTKTLTLVQAITDGLDTMLGESKEVILLGEDIGKNGGVFRATDGLQEKYGEDRVIDTPLSEAGFVGAAIGMAVNGFRPVVEIQFLGFIYPAYEQIMTHASRLRMRTMGHFTVPMVIRAPYGAGVRAPEIHCDSTESLFTHMPGMKVVCPSNAYDAKGLMIAAIEDPDPVLFLEPMRSYRSSRNEVPEGKYVVEIGKGKKLTEGEDVTVISWGAMVPVAMKAAEEMNQKGINCEVIDLRTLYPIDKDLVIESVQKTGRTVIVHEAHATGGTGSDLISLINDEAFLYQKAPAERVTGYDTPVPYFGFEDHYLPTPKRVAAAIEKVMKF; this comes from the coding sequence ATGGAAATAGCGCTTCAGACTAAGACTTTGACCCTGGTCCAGGCGATCACAGATGGACTTGATACGATGCTTGGTGAAAGCAAGGAGGTCATCCTTCTTGGCGAAGATATCGGAAAAAACGGCGGGGTTTTCCGGGCAACCGATGGCTTGCAGGAAAAGTATGGAGAGGACCGCGTCATAGACACTCCTTTAAGTGAAGCTGGTTTTGTTGGTGCAGCGATCGGCATGGCAGTGAATGGGTTCAGGCCAGTTGTGGAAATCCAGTTCCTTGGCTTCATCTATCCTGCCTATGAACAAATCATGACCCATGCTTCAAGACTTCGAATGAGAACAATGGGTCACTTCACTGTGCCGATGGTCATTCGTGCTCCATATGGCGCTGGTGTTCGTGCACCTGAAATTCATTGTGACAGCACGGAATCGCTTTTTACCCATATGCCAGGCATGAAAGTGGTCTGTCCATCCAATGCCTACGATGCAAAAGGGCTCATGATTGCTGCCATCGAAGATCCCGATCCTGTTCTTTTCCTAGAACCAATGAGAAGCTACCGTTCCTCTCGTAATGAGGTACCTGAAGGGAAGTACGTAGTTGAAATAGGCAAAGGAAAGAAATTGACTGAAGGGGAAGATGTGACGGTCATCTCCTGGGGAGCCATGGTTCCGGTTGCAATGAAGGCTGCAGAAGAGATGAATCAGAAGGGAATCAATTGTGAGGTCATTGATTTAAGAACACTCTATCCGATTGACAAGGACCTTGTCATAGAGTCAGTCCAGAAAACCGGGCGGACGGTAATAGTTCATGAAGCCCATGCGACAGGAGGCACTGGCAGTGATTTGATTTCATTGATCAATGATGAAGCATTCCTTTACCAAAAGGCTCCTGCAGAAAGAGTGACAGGCTATGATACGCCTGTGCCGTATTTTGGGTTTGAAGATCATTATCTGCCGACGCCGAAAAGAGTCGCAGCTGCAATAGAGAAAGTAATGAAGTTTTAG
- a CDS encoding dihydrolipoamide acetyltransferase family protein, with protein sequence MVEVKLHDIGEGMTEADINCYLVKPGDFVKADDPLVEVQTDKMTAEIPAPRSGVIKELLLSPGQTVQVGTTLLIMEDRSGGDHSAEFQKVNDIIKKESQPAEAAIAVLDRPAQVKVPVGVSARLGQILASPYTRKVARENGVNIMEIKGTGPAGRITEEDVLAFVKLREAGVANTSEPGSEQQVPNVSKAGSENLVPKVSEASSELQAPNVSESGSEEQHTVVHKDTMPFRGRRKQIAKKMVQSMYTIPHCTHFEEIDVSELIALRGEIKEAGNSISATAFFIKALSIGLKEFPVFNAKLDEENESIQLLREHHVGIAVDTPDGLIVPVIRNVEKKNLKQIHNEMKRLTKLALDDKLTVKDISGGTFTISNVGPLGGSIGATPIIQHPQTALVSFHKTKKRPVVTDQDEIAIRSIMNLSMAFDHRVADGATAVAFTNRFAQLIENPKLMLLELM encoded by the coding sequence ATGGTTGAAGTAAAGCTCCACGATATTGGGGAAGGCATGACCGAAGCGGACATCAATTGTTACCTGGTGAAGCCGGGGGATTTCGTCAAGGCAGATGATCCTTTGGTGGAGGTCCAGACAGACAAGATGACCGCAGAGATTCCTGCTCCCCGCTCAGGTGTAATTAAAGAATTGCTGTTATCACCGGGGCAAACGGTACAGGTAGGGACTACCCTGCTGATCATGGAAGACCGTTCCGGTGGAGATCATTCAGCAGAGTTCCAGAAGGTAAATGACATAATAAAGAAAGAATCCCAGCCTGCGGAAGCTGCAATTGCTGTATTGGACAGACCCGCTCAAGTAAAGGTTCCTGTAGGTGTGAGTGCGAGATTGGGGCAGATTCTTGCATCTCCTTATACAAGGAAAGTTGCACGCGAAAATGGCGTCAATATTATGGAGATTAAAGGAACCGGTCCAGCAGGCCGAATCACCGAAGAGGATGTATTGGCCTTTGTTAAATTAAGAGAGGCTGGGGTTGCGAACACTTCGGAACCAGGCTCCGAGCAGCAGGTTCCGAACGTTTCGAAAGCAGGTTCTGAGAATCTGGTTCCGAAGGTTTCGGAAGCAAGTTCCGAACTGCAGGCTCCGAATGTTTCAGAATCTGGTTCCGAAGAACAGCATACTGTCGTTCACAAGGATACAATGCCATTCCGCGGCCGCCGCAAACAGATTGCGAAAAAGATGGTCCAATCCATGTACACCATCCCTCACTGCACCCATTTTGAGGAGATTGATGTTAGCGAGTTGATCGCTTTAAGGGGAGAAATCAAGGAAGCCGGAAACTCAATTTCTGCGACCGCTTTCTTCATTAAAGCTCTTTCGATTGGGTTAAAAGAATTCCCTGTGTTTAATGCAAAGCTCGATGAAGAAAATGAAAGCATCCAGCTGCTGCGTGAGCATCATGTCGGGATTGCTGTGGACACTCCGGATGGATTGATTGTACCGGTTATCCGCAATGTGGAGAAAAAGAACTTGAAGCAAATCCATAATGAAATGAAGCGTCTGACAAAGCTTGCACTTGATGACAAGCTAACGGTCAAGGATATATCGGGCGGTACCTTCACAATAAGCAATGTCGGTCCGCTGGGCGGCAGCATTGGTGCCACACCGATCATCCAGCATCCGCAGACAGCGCTCGTTTCATTCCATAAGACAAAGAAGCGGCCAGTTGTCACGGATCAAGATGAAATTGCAATCAGGTCAATTATGAATCTATCAATGGCATTTGACCATAGAGTCGCAGACGGTGCAACAGCTGTGGCTTTCACCAACCGTTTCGCACAGCTGATTGAAAACCCAAAATTGATGCTGCTGGAATTGATGTAA
- a CDS encoding flavin reductase family protein, with product MEIKTDQLEWRDAYKLLQGSVLPRPIAFVSSHDENGNANLAPFSFFTVISANPMMVCFSPMRRGTDGAKKDTLQNIEATKEFVINIVSEEFVQQMNDCATEFPSDVDEFEASGLTKADSMAVKPSRVKESKVQLECLLDQVLHFGGEEAGAGSLVIGKVVHVHVEDELYENGRINSEKLNPVGRLAGATYTQPLAKTFELQRK from the coding sequence TTGGAAATAAAAACAGATCAACTTGAATGGAGAGACGCATACAAGCTATTACAAGGCTCTGTCCTGCCACGGCCCATTGCCTTTGTTTCCAGCCACGATGAAAACGGGAACGCCAATCTGGCTCCATTCAGTTTTTTTACTGTCATCAGCGCGAATCCGATGATGGTCTGCTTTTCGCCGATGAGAAGAGGGACTGATGGAGCGAAAAAGGATACTTTGCAAAATATTGAAGCCACAAAGGAGTTCGTCATTAATATTGTCAGCGAGGAATTCGTTCAGCAGATGAATGACTGTGCGACTGAATTTCCTTCAGATGTCGATGAATTCGAGGCATCTGGACTGACCAAGGCTGACAGTATGGCAGTAAAACCATCGCGGGTAAAAGAATCGAAGGTACAATTAGAATGCTTGTTGGATCAGGTCCTCCACTTTGGTGGCGAAGAAGCCGGAGCTGGCAGTCTGGTCATCGGGAAGGTCGTCCATGTACATGTCGAAGATGAACTGTATGAAAACGGACGAATCAATTCGGAAAAATTGAATCCGGTGGGAAGGCTGGCAGGCGCCACATACACTCAGCCGCTGGCAAAAACCTTTGAGCTTCAAAGAAAATAG
- the pdhA gene encoding pyruvate dehydrogenase (acetyl-transferring) E1 component subunit alpha, with translation MEKDFPIFQVMDQNGNIVSEEYKELVTEERVKKFYSEMVRIRTLDRKSISLQRQGRIGTYAPFEGQEASQVGTALALDSEDWMFPTYRDHGAATVFGHSLRNILLFWNGRNEGCVPPDGKKIFPPAIPIATQIPHAAGAAFAEKQKGTKNAAICYFGDGATSEGDFHEGLNFASVFKSPVVYFCQNNQYAISVPISKQMNSATIAQKALAYDIPGVRVDGNDVFAVFAETEKALERARNGDGPTLIEAMTWRYGSHTTADDATKYRDQGESALKRMETDPLLRLERWLKNEGLFDEAWVKEVEEQAAAEIDAAVQEMEKFPKADPAVIFDYVFEKPTWTIEKQKREYLELIGGEA, from the coding sequence ATGGAAAAGGATTTTCCGATTTTTCAAGTGATGGACCAAAACGGAAACATTGTGTCTGAGGAATATAAGGAATTGGTGACCGAGGAACGAGTGAAAAAGTTTTATTCTGAAATGGTAAGGATCCGGACGCTGGACAGGAAATCAATCAGTCTCCAGCGGCAGGGCAGAATCGGAACATATGCGCCATTTGAAGGGCAGGAAGCATCCCAGGTAGGAACGGCTCTCGCGCTTGACAGTGAAGACTGGATGTTTCCGACCTACCGTGATCATGGAGCGGCTACAGTGTTCGGCCACTCGCTGAGGAATATTTTATTGTTCTGGAACGGACGGAACGAGGGCTGTGTGCCGCCGGATGGAAAAAAAATCTTCCCGCCAGCTATACCAATCGCCACACAAATTCCGCACGCTGCGGGTGCTGCTTTTGCAGAAAAACAAAAAGGCACAAAGAATGCGGCGATTTGTTATTTCGGCGATGGTGCGACATCAGAAGGGGACTTTCATGAAGGCTTGAATTTTGCCAGCGTCTTCAAATCTCCGGTCGTCTATTTTTGCCAGAATAATCAATACGCGATATCCGTCCCAATCAGCAAACAAATGAATTCCGCAACGATCGCACAAAAAGCTCTTGCATATGATATTCCGGGCGTTAGAGTGGATGGAAACGATGTTTTTGCCGTTTTTGCTGAAACAGAAAAGGCTTTAGAGCGTGCACGCAATGGCGATGGGCCAACACTTATTGAAGCAATGACGTGGCGGTATGGATCCCATACAACCGCTGATGATGCCACAAAATATCGTGACCAGGGAGAAAGTGCTCTTAAGCGAATGGAAACCGATCCATTGCTAAGACTGGAACGCTGGCTGAAAAATGAAGGGCTTTTCGATGAAGCATGGGTGAAGGAAGTAGAAGAGCAGGCAGCTGCAGAAATTGACGCAGCTGTACAGGAAATGGAAAAGTTCCCTAAAGCTGACCCTGCCGTGATCTTTGATTATGTTTTTGAAAAGCCTACGTGGACAATTGAGAAGCAAAAACGGGAATACCTTGAGCTGATCGGAGGTGAAGCATGA
- a CDS encoding Leu/Phe/Val dehydrogenase → MDMFEQIREHEQVVFCNDEATGLKAIIAIHSTRLGPALGGCRMYPYKSVDDALEDVLRLSKGMTYKCAAADVDFGGGKAVIIGDPTKDKSPELFRAFGQFVESIQGRFYTGTDMGTDPEDFVHALKETNCIVGVDEVYGGSGDSSVPTAQGVIFGLQATSKALWDTDDLSGKSYAIQGLGKVGYKVAEYLLENGADLYVTDINQKAIDQIVQKAKDMGAGIKVVNSDEIYSQPADVFIPCAMGGIINDETIPQLQVKAVVGSANNQLKEERHGHILQEKGILYAPDYIVNAGGLIQVADELYSPNKERVLKKTKAIYNSLLNIYRQAEGEGITTVEAANKFCENRIEARTRRNSFFSHMKRPKWAVRM, encoded by the coding sequence ATGGATATGTTCGAACAAATTCGTGAACACGAGCAGGTAGTATTTTGTAATGATGAAGCAACGGGACTTAAGGCGATTATTGCAATCCATAGCACACGGTTGGGGCCGGCTTTGGGCGGATGCCGTATGTACCCTTATAAATCAGTTGATGATGCACTTGAAGATGTACTGCGGCTTTCTAAAGGCATGACGTACAAATGTGCTGCGGCTGACGTCGACTTCGGTGGAGGGAAGGCTGTTATCATTGGCGATCCTACTAAGGATAAGAGCCCGGAATTATTCAGGGCATTTGGCCAGTTTGTAGAGTCGATCCAGGGCCGTTTTTATACGGGAACAGATATGGGGACAGATCCGGAAGACTTTGTCCATGCACTAAAAGAAACGAATTGTATCGTTGGTGTCGATGAAGTTTATGGCGGCAGCGGTGATTCTTCAGTACCAACGGCTCAAGGCGTCATCTTTGGTTTGCAGGCAACGAGCAAGGCGCTTTGGGATACAGATGATTTATCAGGGAAATCCTATGCAATCCAGGGGCTGGGCAAGGTTGGCTACAAGGTAGCAGAGTACCTGCTGGAAAATGGGGCAGACCTGTATGTAACAGATATCAACCAGAAAGCGATCGACCAAATTGTCCAGAAAGCGAAGGATATGGGAGCGGGCATCAAGGTTGTAAACAGTGACGAAATCTATTCCCAGCCTGCAGACGTTTTCATTCCATGCGCAATGGGAGGAATCATTAACGATGAGACGATTCCACAGCTTCAGGTCAAAGCGGTGGTTGGGTCAGCGAATAATCAGCTCAAAGAAGAAAGACACGGTCACATCCTTCAGGAGAAAGGGATTCTTTATGCGCCTGATTATATTGTCAACGCTGGCGGGTTGATCCAGGTGGCGGATGAGCTATATTCACCTAACAAGGAACGAGTCTTAAAGAAGACGAAGGCTATCTATAATTCTCTTTTAAATATTTACAGGCAGGCAGAGGGTGAAGGAATCACCACTGTAGAAGCGGCGAATAAATTCTGTGAAAACCGCATCGAAGCCAGAACAAGACGCAATAGCTTCTTCTCTCATATGAAGCGTCCTAAATGGGCAGTAAGGATGTAA